From the genome of Phytohabitans rumicis, one region includes:
- a CDS encoding site-specific integrase: protein MSAYIDAHVTHLRAAGRSTRTIIARQKLLKRVDVALPYGLVRAAPDEIEQWLATPGWGRWTLHTYYMHLFGFFTWATAGRRPMLSWNPMLDIPRPPVPKSMPDPVTDDQLARSLRAACPQQRLIIMLAAYAGLRASEIAQLDRQDFRILRIGDVPKRAMVVREGKGGKRDAVLPAHSKIWAMVKNLPDGPLIRSAAGGPVDGHWLAVRARRFFDRLKMPDVHLQRFRHWFVTAAHAVEEDVLVTQHLARHEDPRTTSGYALVTRQMFSTVERLPTFDID, encoded by the coding sequence ATGAGTGCTTACATTGACGCTCACGTGACGCACCTGCGCGCCGCGGGCCGATCGACACGCACCATTATCGCGCGACAGAAGCTCTTGAAACGGGTCGACGTCGCGCTGCCGTACGGGCTCGTCCGCGCGGCGCCTGACGAGATCGAGCAGTGGCTAGCGACGCCTGGATGGGGCCGATGGACCCTGCACACCTACTACATGCACCTGTTCGGGTTCTTCACCTGGGCGACGGCCGGGCGTCGACCGATGCTGAGCTGGAATCCGATGTTGGACATCCCTAGGCCGCCAGTACCAAAGTCAATGCCGGACCCTGTTACAGACGATCAACTCGCTCGGTCCTTGCGTGCGGCGTGCCCACAACAGCGATTGATCATCATGCTCGCTGCGTACGCCGGTCTGAGAGCCTCAGAAATCGCACAGTTGGACCGGCAAGACTTCCGAATCTTGCGGATCGGCGATGTTCCTAAGAGAGCCATGGTCGTCCGCGAGGGCAAGGGAGGTAAGCGGGACGCTGTGCTGCCGGCCCACTCCAAGATCTGGGCCATGGTAAAGAACTTGCCGGACGGGCCGTTGATCCGCTCGGCCGCCGGCGGTCCGGTGGACGGTCATTGGTTGGCAGTTAGGGCACGCCGGTTCTTCGACCGTTTGAAGATGCCCGACGTGCACCTACAGCGGTTCCGGCATTGGTTCGTAACCGCCGCGCACGCCGTGGAGGAGGACGTGTTGGTGACGCAGCACCTAGCCCGGCACGAGGACCCGCGCACGACGAGCGGGTACGCGCTGGTAACACGGCAGATGTTCAGCACCGTGGAGCGATTGCCGACGTTCGACATCGACTAG
- the qcrB gene encoding cytochrome bc1 complex cytochrome b subunit: MKRRKVDVSAIPAKAAGGLDDRFQAATPLRGILNKVFPDHWSFLLGEIALFSFIVLLLTGTFLTLFYDPSLSTTTYDGSYAPLRGVHMSQAYASSLDLSFDVRGGLIMRQMHHWAALTFMAAIVVHMFRIFFTGAFRKPRETNWIIGSLLFWVGFLAGFTGYSLPDDALSGTGLRIASAIMLSIPVIGSWVTTALFDGEFPGHVIMGRFYITHVLLIPGALLALITVHLGLVFKQKHTQWPGPGRTEHNVVGERFVPRYTIKQGGFFMIVFGVIALMGGLFQINPIWLFGPYEAYTVSAGSQPDWYVMFLDGSTRLFPAWEIRFDLFGWGDGYTIPPIFWPTVVLPGILTMLPLAYPFIEARLTKDHKAHHLLQRPRDVPARTSLGAMAIMFWLVLTLSGGNDILADKFHISLNAMTWAGRIGILILPPLAYYVTYRICLGLQQHDREVLVHGVETGIIRRLPDGKFIEVHQPLAPVDKHGHGELEYAGWVVPKKMNRLGALGPAIKGFFFPIEKPAEAPVSPGHPPVEAAPAERKSEEVTH, encoded by the coding sequence ATGAAGCGCCGAAAGGTCGACGTCAGCGCGATTCCCGCGAAGGCGGCCGGTGGTCTGGACGACCGGTTCCAGGCGGCCACCCCGCTGCGCGGCATCCTGAACAAGGTTTTCCCGGACCACTGGTCGTTCCTGCTCGGCGAGATCGCGCTGTTCTCGTTCATCGTGCTGCTGCTGACCGGCACGTTCCTGACGCTGTTCTACGACCCGTCGCTGTCCACGACGACGTACGACGGCAGCTACGCCCCGCTGCGCGGCGTGCACATGTCCCAGGCGTACGCGTCGAGCCTGGACCTGTCGTTCGACGTGCGCGGCGGCCTGATCATGCGGCAGATGCACCACTGGGCCGCACTGACGTTCATGGCCGCGATCGTGGTGCACATGTTCCGGATCTTCTTCACCGGCGCGTTCCGCAAGCCGCGTGAGACGAACTGGATCATCGGCTCGCTGCTCTTCTGGGTGGGCTTCCTGGCCGGCTTCACCGGGTACTCGCTGCCCGACGACGCGCTGTCCGGCACCGGCCTGCGGATCGCCTCGGCCATCATGCTGTCGATCCCCGTCATCGGCTCCTGGGTGACCACGGCGCTCTTCGACGGCGAGTTCCCCGGGCACGTCATCATGGGCCGGTTCTACATCACGCACGTGCTGCTCATCCCGGGTGCGCTGCTCGCCCTGATCACCGTCCACCTGGGCCTGGTCTTCAAGCAGAAGCACACCCAGTGGCCCGGCCCCGGCCGCACCGAGCACAACGTGGTCGGCGAGCGGTTCGTGCCGCGGTACACCATCAAGCAGGGCGGCTTCTTCATGATCGTCTTCGGCGTCATCGCGCTGATGGGCGGTCTGTTCCAGATCAACCCAATCTGGCTGTTCGGCCCGTACGAGGCATACACGGTCTCCGCGGGCAGCCAACCCGACTGGTACGTCATGTTCCTCGACGGCTCGACCCGACTCTTCCCCGCCTGGGAGATACGGTTCGACCTCTTCGGCTGGGGCGACGGCTACACCATCCCACCGATCTTCTGGCCGACGGTCGTGCTGCCGGGCATCCTGACGATGCTGCCACTGGCGTACCCGTTCATCGAGGCCCGGCTGACCAAGGATCACAAGGCGCACCACCTGCTGCAGCGCCCGCGTGACGTACCGGCCCGCACCTCGCTCGGCGCCATGGCGATCATGTTCTGGCTCGTCCTGACGCTCTCCGGCGGCAACGACATCCTCGCCGACAAGTTCCACATCAGCCTGAACGCGATGACCTGGGCCGGCCGGATCGGCATCCTGATCCTGCCGCCACTCGCCTACTACGTCACCTACCGGATCTGCCTCGGCCTACAGCAACACGACCGGGAAGTCCTCGTACACGGCGTGGAAACAGGCATCATCCGCCGCCTGCCGGACGGAAAGTTCATCGAGGTACACCAACCGCTCGCCCCGGTCGACAAGCACGGCCACGGCGAACTGGAGTACGCCGGCTGGGTCGTACCGAAGAAGATGAACCGACTCGGCGCCCTGGGCCCCGCCATCAAGGGCTTCTTCTTCCCGATCGAAAAACCCGCCGAGGCCCCGGTCTCCCCCGGGCACCCGCCCGTGGAGGCCGCCCCCGCCGAGCGCAAGTCGGAAGAGGTCACCCACTAG
- the ctaE gene encoding aa3-type cytochrome oxidase subunit III produces the protein MTAASAIDKSRIHSLTRPNMVSVGTIVWLSSELMFFAALFAMYFSIRAAAPEQWEHHTEALNLPYATTFTLILVASSVTCQFGVFAAEKGDVHSLRRWFTLTFVMGLIFVLGQANEYRNLVHDGVKINADGYGSMFYLTTGFHGLHVTGGLIAFLIFMARTTMGRFTPAQATSAIVVSYYWHFVDIVWIALFSMIYLLQ, from the coding sequence GTGACTGCGGCCTCAGCCATTGACAAGAGCCGGATCCACTCGCTGACGCGGCCAAACATGGTCAGCGTCGGGACGATCGTGTGGCTCTCCAGCGAACTGATGTTCTTCGCGGCCCTGTTCGCGATGTACTTCTCCATCCGCGCCGCCGCCCCTGAGCAGTGGGAGCATCACACCGAGGCTCTCAACCTGCCATACGCGACGACGTTCACGCTGATCCTGGTCGCCTCCTCGGTGACCTGCCAGTTCGGCGTCTTCGCGGCGGAGAAGGGCGACGTGCACTCGCTGCGCCGCTGGTTCACCCTCACGTTCGTGATGGGCCTGATCTTCGTGCTCGGGCAGGCCAACGAGTACCGCAACCTGGTCCACGACGGCGTCAAGATCAACGCTGACGGGTACGGGTCGATGTTCTACCTGACCACGGGCTTCCACGGCCTGCACGTCACGGGCGGCCTCATCGCGTTCTTGATCTTCATGGCCCGTACGACCATGGGTCGGTTCACGCCCGCGCAGGCGACCTCGGCGATCGTCGTGTCGTACTACTGGCACTTCGTCGACATCGTCTGGATCGCCCTCTTCTCGATGATCTACCTGCTCCAGTAA
- a CDS encoding cytochrome c oxidase assembly protein: MVPFTVSAIFTETRLDGWIAVLLVVAAALYLYGVHRLRARGDQWPLSRTLLFVVAGLGSIAVVTVSGLHAYDTTLLSVHMVQHMVLSMVAPIFLALGAPVTLALRVLHGAPRRRLLAVVHSRVAKVLTFPLVAYALFVANPFALYFTGLYRLTLENEFAHEVVHAHFILTGCLFFWPLIGLDPLPGRWPYPGRALLMVLSVPFHTVLGLTIMQSTTLLGGDYYPSLGLSWADPWTDQEIAGGILWAGGELVSITMLGVLVMQWFKQSEREARRIDRELDRQEAAEAARAAAAGDAAAR, translated from the coding sequence GTGGTTCCCTTCACCGTGTCGGCCATCTTCACCGAGACCCGCCTGGACGGCTGGATCGCGGTGCTGCTGGTCGTTGCGGCCGCCCTCTACCTGTACGGCGTGCACCGGCTGCGGGCCCGCGGCGACCAGTGGCCGCTGTCCCGGACGCTGCTCTTCGTGGTCGCCGGGCTGGGCTCGATCGCGGTGGTGACGGTCAGCGGCCTGCACGCGTACGACACGACGCTGCTGTCGGTGCACATGGTGCAACACATGGTGTTGTCGATGGTGGCGCCGATCTTCCTGGCGCTCGGTGCGCCGGTCACCCTGGCCCTGCGGGTGCTCCACGGCGCCCCGCGCCGCCGACTGCTGGCCGTGGTGCACAGCCGGGTCGCCAAGGTGCTGACGTTCCCGCTGGTGGCGTACGCCCTCTTCGTCGCCAACCCGTTCGCGCTCTACTTCACCGGCCTCTATCGCCTGACCCTGGAAAACGAGTTCGCGCATGAGGTGGTGCACGCGCACTTCATCCTCACCGGGTGCCTCTTCTTCTGGCCGCTGATCGGGCTGGACCCGCTGCCCGGCCGCTGGCCGTACCCGGGGCGGGCGCTGCTGATGGTGCTCTCCGTGCCGTTCCACACCGTGCTGGGGCTCACCATCATGCAGAGCACCACGCTGCTCGGCGGCGACTACTACCCGTCGCTGGGGCTGTCCTGGGCGGACCCGTGGACCGACCAGGAGATCGCCGGGGGCATCCTCTGGGCGGGCGGCGAGCTCGTCTCGATCACGATGCTCGGCGTTCTCGTGATGCAGTGGTTCAAGCAGTCGGAGCGGGAGGCTCGCCGCATCGACCGCGAGCTGGACCGCCAGGAGGCGGCGGAGGCGGCGCGGGCCGCGGCGGCCGGGGACGCCGCCGCCCGATGA
- the trpD gene encoding anthranilate phosphoribosyltransferase has product MGERTWPNLIAALLRAEDLSTADTAWAMGEIMTGTATPAQIAGFVMALRAKGETPGELSGLVETMLATAARVELPDEVRADAVDVVGTGGDRAHTVNISTMTAMVVAGAGVRVVKHGNRAASSKCGAADLLEFLGIPLDLGPEQVARCVTEVGIGFCFAARYHPGMRHTAVPRRELGVPTVFNFLGPLTNPAQPRAGAVGCFDTRMAPVMAAVFAARGDSVLVMRGEDGLDEFSTAAPTRVWAVHGGAVTEMLLDAADLGIARSAPGDLRGGDAAFNADVTRRLLAGEPGPVRDAVLVNAAAALTAHAGLTGDPLEAMRAGLARAATAIDSGSAAKTLDRWIAVATSS; this is encoded by the coding sequence GTGGGAGAACGGACCTGGCCCAATCTGATCGCCGCGCTGCTGCGCGCCGAAGACCTGTCCACCGCGGACACCGCCTGGGCCATGGGCGAGATCATGACCGGCACCGCCACGCCGGCGCAGATCGCCGGCTTCGTCATGGCGCTGCGCGCCAAGGGCGAGACGCCGGGCGAGCTGTCCGGCCTGGTCGAGACCATGCTTGCCACCGCCGCGCGGGTCGAGCTTCCCGATGAGGTACGCGCCGACGCGGTCGACGTCGTGGGTACGGGTGGCGACCGTGCGCACACCGTCAACATCTCCACGATGACCGCGATGGTGGTCGCCGGCGCGGGCGTACGCGTGGTGAAGCACGGCAACCGGGCCGCCTCCTCCAAGTGCGGGGCGGCGGACCTGCTGGAGTTCCTGGGCATCCCGCTCGACCTCGGTCCGGAGCAGGTGGCGCGCTGCGTCACCGAGGTGGGCATCGGCTTCTGCTTCGCCGCCCGCTACCACCCCGGCATGCGGCACACGGCGGTGCCGCGGCGCGAGCTGGGCGTGCCGACCGTGTTCAACTTCCTCGGCCCACTGACCAACCCGGCCCAGCCGCGCGCGGGCGCGGTCGGGTGCTTCGACACCCGGATGGCGCCCGTGATGGCGGCGGTGTTCGCCGCGCGGGGCGACTCGGTGCTGGTGATGCGCGGCGAGGACGGGCTCGACGAGTTCAGCACGGCGGCGCCGACCCGGGTGTGGGCGGTGCACGGCGGCGCGGTCACCGAGATGCTGCTCGACGCGGCCGACCTGGGCATCGCCCGGTCCGCCCCGGGCGACCTGCGCGGCGGCGACGCGGCGTTCAACGCCGACGTGACGCGGCGGCTCCTGGCCGGCGAGCCCGGCCCGGTCCGCGACGCCGTCCTGGTCAACGCCGCGGCCGCGCTGACCGCCCACGCCGGCCTGACCGGCGATCCGCTGGAGGCGATGCGCGCGGGTTTGGCGCGGGCCGCCACGGCCATCGACTCCGGCTCCGCCGCGAAGACCCTCGACCGCTGGATCGCGGTAGCCACCTCTTCGTGA
- a CDS encoding alpha/beta hydrolase family protein — MPTEDFVQEYVDRGTDRIGMQIYPEPDGVTDAPVVVVWPAMGVRARYYRPFAAALREAGLAVVVADLRGTGASTPPPSRSSGYGYAELIADVGAVQEALKPRLDGRRRILLGHSLGGQATLLHLALDGESDVDGLALVAVGLPYWRLYPDLLRRLVVGPYIQAIAGVSALLRVWPGWGFGGRQARGVMRDWAYTARTGRFPVVEGVDAEAAVRQVRTPVLAISIDHDQYTPHETLDDLCAKLERAEVERHRVTLPGADHFTWVRASATIAAQVATFARTLP; from the coding sequence ATGCCGACTGAGGACTTCGTCCAGGAGTACGTCGACCGCGGCACCGACCGCATCGGCATGCAGATCTATCCCGAGCCCGACGGTGTGACCGACGCGCCCGTCGTGGTCGTCTGGCCGGCGATGGGCGTCCGGGCGCGCTACTACCGGCCGTTCGCCGCCGCGCTGCGCGAGGCCGGCCTGGCCGTCGTCGTGGCCGACCTGCGCGGCACGGGCGCGAGCACGCCGCCGCCCAGCCGCTCCTCCGGGTACGGCTATGCCGAGCTCATCGCCGACGTCGGTGCGGTGCAGGAGGCGCTCAAGCCGCGGCTGGACGGGCGGCGCCGGATCCTGCTCGGCCACTCGCTCGGCGGGCAGGCCACGCTGCTGCATCTGGCCCTCGACGGGGAGTCCGATGTGGACGGCCTCGCCCTCGTCGCGGTCGGGTTGCCGTACTGGCGGCTCTATCCGGACCTGCTCCGGCGGCTGGTCGTCGGGCCGTACATCCAGGCGATCGCGGGCGTGTCCGCGCTGCTGCGGGTGTGGCCGGGCTGGGGCTTCGGCGGCCGGCAGGCGCGCGGCGTGATGCGCGACTGGGCGTACACGGCGCGCACCGGGCGCTTTCCGGTCGTCGAGGGCGTCGACGCCGAGGCGGCCGTACGCCAGGTCCGCACGCCGGTGCTGGCCATCAGCATCGACCACGACCAGTACACGCCGCACGAGACCCTCGACGACCTCTGCGCGAAGCTGGAGCGCGCCGAAGTGGAGCGCCACCGCGTCACGCTCCCCGGCGCCGACCACTTCACCTGGGTCCGCGCCTCCGCGACCATCGCCGCGCAGGTAGCCACGTTCGCCCGCACCCTCCCGTGA
- a CDS encoding Lrp/AsnC family transcriptional regulator produces MITAIVLIDCATDSIPEVAETLAALPGVSEVYSVAGHVDLIAIVRVREYEQIAEVIAGSISKTPGVINTESHIAFRAYSQHDLEGAFAIGLDDAD; encoded by the coding sequence GTGATCACCGCGATCGTATTGATCGACTGCGCCACCGACTCCATTCCCGAGGTGGCCGAGACCCTGGCCGCTCTGCCCGGTGTCAGCGAGGTCTACTCGGTCGCCGGCCATGTCGACCTGATCGCGATCGTGCGCGTACGCGAGTACGAGCAGATCGCCGAGGTCATCGCCGGCTCAATCTCCAAGACACCCGGCGTGATCAACACCGAGTCCCATATCGCGTTCCGCGCGTACTCGCAGCACGACCTGGAGGGCGCGTTCGCGATCGGCCTAGATGATGCCGACTGA
- a CDS encoding nucleotidyltransferase family protein: MVLAAGEGRRLRPLTEHLPKSLCPVGNVPLLDHALARVARLGFADPGTVAVNASYLGEQVVAHVGARAHISAETHPLGTAGGVGNLRDWIGGRGVLVANADAYLAGIGADAAALIDGWDGETVRLFGQPAPEETYGFFGHRFAGLSLLPWRYVRDLPPEPAELVKAVWRPAEAQGALRVVPYVGTYLDTGTARTYLAANLHAAGTGELVAPGATVTGTVERSVVGAGASVAGTLTRSVVWPGGYVSPDEHLVDAIRAGRDLTVPAAGDAP, translated from the coding sequence ATCGTGCTCGCGGCAGGCGAGGGGCGGCGGCTGCGCCCGCTCACCGAGCACCTCCCCAAGTCGCTGTGCCCGGTCGGCAACGTGCCGCTGCTCGACCACGCCCTGGCGCGCGTCGCCCGGCTCGGCTTCGCCGATCCGGGGACGGTCGCGGTCAACGCCAGCTACCTGGGCGAACAGGTGGTCGCGCACGTCGGCGCCCGCGCGCACATCTCGGCCGAGACACACCCATTGGGTACGGCGGGAGGCGTCGGCAACCTCCGCGACTGGATCGGCGGGCGGGGCGTGCTGGTGGCCAACGCCGACGCGTACCTCGCCGGGATCGGAGCCGACGCCGCCGCCCTGATCGACGGCTGGGACGGCGAGACGGTACGCCTCTTCGGCCAGCCCGCGCCCGAGGAGACGTACGGCTTCTTCGGCCACCGCTTCGCCGGCCTGTCCCTGCTCCCCTGGCGGTACGTCCGCGACCTCCCGCCCGAGCCGGCCGAACTGGTCAAGGCGGTGTGGCGACCCGCCGAGGCCCAGGGCGCCCTGCGCGTGGTGCCGTACGTCGGGACGTACCTCGACACCGGCACGGCCCGCACGTACCTGGCGGCGAACCTGCACGCCGCCGGCACCGGGGAGTTGGTGGCGCCGGGCGCGACCGTGACCGGCACGGTGGAGCGCTCGGTGGTCGGCGCGGGAGCCTCGGTGGCGGGCACGCTCACCCGCTCGGTCGTGTGGCCCGGCGGGTACGTCAGCCCCGACGAGCACCTGGTCGACGCCATCCGCGCCGGCCGCGACCTGACGGTGCCGGCTGCTGGGGACGCGCCCTAG
- a CDS encoding NUDIX hydrolase, whose product MKPLRATLYEIFYRLPHSVRRRIVRMIVPKYIVGAVTLVRDSEASDPGRLLLLRQPPGRSWSLPAGLLQRREAPVVGAARELGEESGIQLDPEELRPAVPNAVVHAKGWVDVVFEASVPASTTTLTVDGAEVYEAAWYPLDDLPPLTRATARLLAYYGIGPLADQPEFQ is encoded by the coding sequence GTGAAGCCGTTGCGCGCCACCCTGTACGAGATCTTCTACCGGCTGCCGCACAGCGTGCGCCGGCGGATCGTCCGGATGATCGTGCCGAAGTACATCGTCGGCGCCGTCACCCTGGTGCGCGACTCCGAGGCGAGCGATCCCGGGCGCCTGCTCCTGCTGCGCCAGCCGCCCGGCCGCAGCTGGAGCCTGCCCGCCGGCCTGCTGCAGCGGCGCGAGGCACCCGTCGTCGGCGCCGCCCGCGAGCTGGGCGAGGAGTCCGGCATCCAGCTCGACCCCGAGGAGCTGCGGCCGGCGGTGCCCAACGCCGTCGTACACGCCAAGGGCTGGGTCGACGTCGTCTTCGAGGCGTCCGTGCCCGCCTCGACCACGACGCTGACCGTAGACGGCGCGGAGGTCTACGAGGCCGCCTGGTACCCGCTCGACGACCTGCCGCCGCTCACCCGGGCCACCGCGCGCCTGCTCGCGTACTACGGCATCGGCCCGCTCGCCGACCAGCCCGAGTTTCAGTGA